In Arthrobacter sp. QXT-31, one genomic interval encodes:
- a CDS encoding bifunctional hydroxymethylpyrimidine kinase/phosphomethylpyrimidine kinase: MSPLSSTLSASLLPAPTAAASPLLETVAPPTPTSRAVPRVLAIAGSDPSGGAGIQADLKSIAAHGGYGMAAITALTAQNTTGVSGVHVPPASFLSAQLDAVSDDIHVDAVKIGMLGDEKVIAAVRSWLEKVRPGVVVLDPVMVATSGDRLLRESAEAALRKLLPLADLVTPNLPELAMLLGEPEAADWAAALDQGRRLADQTGATVLVKGGHLNGTTCPDALVNTAGLLSAEVVEVTGERIATRNSHGTGCSLSSAMATAQARLGNWEASLREVKPWLAGALRTSGQLEVGAGNGPIHHFHHMADAGTTGPAEPKGAFGELLRAETFADLEVIYGLGFIRGLVEGSLPEKEFAYYLAQDAIYLNGYSRVLARASALAPTEAEQLFWARSSQQCLEVESELHRNWLSTRTVQTELGPVTKAYVDHLLAASAGGSYAVLVAAVLPCFWLYAEVGETLHAEYVAAGAEAAHPYAEWLRTYADEDFAAATLRAIEIADDAGRAASAGEREAMVTAFRQSCRYEAEFFDAPSRHS; encoded by the coding sequence ATGTCTCCTTTGTCATCAACACTGTCAGCATCGCTCCTGCCTGCACCAACGGCCGCCGCTAGTCCGCTCCTGGAAACCGTGGCTCCGCCCACCCCCACCTCCCGTGCAGTTCCCCGGGTCCTTGCCATCGCCGGCTCGGATCCGTCCGGCGGCGCAGGCATTCAGGCCGACCTGAAAAGCATTGCAGCCCACGGCGGCTACGGGATGGCCGCGATAACCGCCCTCACCGCGCAAAACACCACCGGCGTGAGCGGCGTGCACGTTCCGCCTGCATCATTCCTGTCAGCACAGCTGGATGCTGTCAGTGACGATATCCACGTGGATGCTGTGAAGATCGGCATGCTGGGCGATGAAAAGGTGATCGCCGCCGTCCGCAGCTGGCTCGAAAAGGTGCGGCCCGGCGTCGTGGTCCTTGACCCGGTGATGGTAGCCACCAGTGGTGACCGCCTCCTGCGGGAGTCCGCGGAGGCTGCCCTCCGGAAGCTGCTGCCCCTCGCGGACCTGGTCACCCCCAACCTTCCCGAACTGGCGATGCTGCTCGGGGAACCTGAGGCCGCGGACTGGGCTGCCGCCCTCGACCAGGGCAGGCGGCTCGCGGACCAGACCGGTGCCACGGTCCTGGTCAAAGGCGGCCACCTGAACGGGACAACCTGTCCGGACGCCCTCGTCAACACCGCAGGGTTGCTGTCCGCGGAGGTGGTGGAGGTTACCGGTGAGCGGATTGCCACGCGGAACAGCCACGGCACCGGATGCTCCCTCTCCTCGGCCATGGCCACTGCACAGGCGCGGCTGGGCAACTGGGAAGCGTCACTGCGGGAGGTCAAGCCCTGGCTGGCCGGCGCGCTCCGCACGTCCGGGCAGCTGGAGGTCGGCGCCGGAAACGGACCCATCCACCATTTCCACCACATGGCCGACGCCGGAACGACAGGTCCGGCCGAACCAAAGGGGGCGTTCGGGGAACTGCTGCGTGCCGAGACCTTCGCCGACCTGGAAGTCATCTATGGCCTGGGCTTCATCCGCGGGCTTGTGGAGGGCAGCCTTCCGGAGAAGGAATTCGCGTACTACCTCGCCCAGGACGCCATCTACCTCAACGGCTACTCCCGCGTCCTGGCCCGGGCCAGCGCTCTCGCGCCGACCGAGGCCGAGCAGCTGTTCTGGGCACGGTCCTCGCAGCAATGCCTGGAGGTTGAATCGGAACTGCACCGCAACTGGCTCAGCACACGTACCGTGCAGACGGAGCTTGGCCCCGTCACGAAGGCCTACGTCGATCATCTGCTGGCCGCCTCGGCGGGCGGCAGCTACGCCGTGCTGGTGGCCGCGGTCCTGCCCTGCTTCTGGCTGTATGCGGAAGTGGGGGAGACCCTGCATGCCGAATACGTGGCCGCCGGCGCCGAGGCCGCGCACCCGTACGCCGAATGGCTGCGGACCTATGCCGACGAGGACTTCGCGGCCGCCACGCTGCGGGCGATCGAAATAGCCGACGACGCCGGCCGTGCCGCCTCTGCAGGGGAGCGTGAAGCGATGGTCACCGCCTTCCGGCAGTCCTGCCGGTACGAGGCGGAATTCTTCGACGCGCCGAGCCGCCACAGCTGA
- the rplU gene encoding 50S ribosomal protein L21 — MVYAIVRAGGRQEKVSVGDFVTLNRVAGGAGSTIQLPALLLVDGDKVTSAAADLAKVTVTAEILQDLRGPKIVIQKFKNKTGYKKRQGHRQELTKVKITGIS; from the coding sequence GTGGTGTACGCGATTGTCCGCGCAGGCGGCCGCCAAGAGAAGGTTTCTGTTGGAGACTTCGTTACCCTGAACCGCGTCGCCGGTGGAGCTGGCAGCACTATCCAGCTGCCCGCACTGCTCCTGGTGGACGGTGACAAGGTCACCTCCGCAGCTGCTGACCTGGCCAAGGTAACTGTTACGGCTGAGATCCTCCAGGACCTCCGCGGTCCGAAGATCGTCATCCAGAAGTTCAAGAACAAGACCGGTTACAAGAAGCGCCAGGGTCACCGCCAGGAACTGACCAAGGTCAAGATCACCGGCATCAGCTAA
- the rpmA gene encoding 50S ribosomal protein L27, whose amino-acid sequence MAHKKGASSTRNGRDSNAQYLGVKRFGGQVVSAGEIIVRQRGTHFHPGAGVGRGGDDTLFALQAGAVEFGTRRGRRVVNIVAAAAAE is encoded by the coding sequence ATGGCACACAAAAAAGGCGCGAGCTCCACTCGCAACGGTCGTGACTCCAACGCCCAGTACCTCGGCGTCAAGCGCTTCGGCGGCCAGGTAGTTTCCGCTGGCGAGATCATCGTCCGCCAGCGCGGCACCCACTTCCACCCCGGTGCAGGCGTTGGCCGTGGCGGCGACGACACCCTGTTCGCCCTGCAGGCAGGCGCCGTTGAATTCGGCACGCGCCGCGGCCGTCGGGTTGTCAACATCGTTGCTGCTGCAGCTGCAGAGTAA
- the obgE gene encoding GTPase ObgE: MASFVDRVVLHVSGGTGGHGCVSVKREKFKPLGGPDGGNGGNGGDVILRVDSQTTTLLDYHHAPHRHATNGGPGMGDWRGGKNGETLVLPVPDGTVVKTKDGKVLADLVGEGTEFVAASGGQGGLGNAALSSQKRRAPGFALLGIEGDASDIVLELKSIADIALVGFPSAGKSSLIAAMSAARPKIADYPFTTLIPNLGVVQAGDVRFTIADVPGLIEGASEGKGLGHNFLRHVERCAALVHVLDCGTLESDRDPLSDLAIIETELEKYAVDMSYAGSNGEVVPLNHRPRLVALNKVDLPDGKDMAEFVRPELESRGYRVFEVSATSHEGLRQLGFAMAEIVKAARDNVAAAPPKVHAPVLRPRAVNETGFRIRREEKNLEPLFRVLGEKPVRWVKQTDFTNEEAIGYLADRLAKLGVETELFKQGAKPGDTVVIGEDDGVVFDWEPTMMAGAELLASPRGTDVRFADIGDRPTRSQKREEQIERREAKAAARAELEAERKAGIWTESVSARRAAQPLKESGLNTEHEE; encoded by the coding sequence GTGGCGAGCTTTGTAGACCGGGTAGTACTGCACGTATCCGGCGGTACCGGCGGCCACGGCTGTGTCTCCGTGAAGCGTGAGAAGTTCAAGCCGCTGGGCGGGCCCGACGGCGGTAACGGCGGCAACGGCGGCGACGTCATCCTGCGCGTCGACTCGCAGACCACCACGCTGCTCGACTACCACCACGCGCCGCACCGGCACGCCACGAACGGCGGCCCGGGCATGGGTGACTGGCGCGGAGGTAAAAACGGCGAGACCCTGGTGCTGCCTGTTCCCGACGGAACCGTGGTCAAGACCAAGGACGGCAAGGTCCTGGCTGACCTCGTGGGCGAGGGGACAGAATTCGTCGCTGCGTCAGGGGGCCAGGGCGGGCTCGGCAACGCTGCGCTGTCTTCCCAGAAGCGGCGGGCGCCCGGCTTTGCACTGCTCGGCATCGAGGGTGACGCCAGCGACATCGTCCTGGAACTGAAGTCGATCGCCGATATCGCCCTGGTGGGGTTCCCCTCCGCCGGCAAGTCCAGCCTGATCGCGGCCATGTCCGCCGCCCGGCCCAAGATCGCCGATTACCCCTTCACCACCCTCATTCCCAACCTCGGCGTGGTCCAGGCCGGAGACGTCCGCTTTACCATCGCCGACGTTCCTGGCCTCATCGAGGGCGCCAGCGAAGGCAAGGGCCTGGGCCACAACTTCCTCCGCCACGTCGAGCGGTGCGCGGCTTTGGTGCACGTCCTGGACTGCGGTACGCTCGAATCTGACCGAGATCCGCTCTCCGACCTCGCAATTATCGAAACCGAGCTCGAAAAGTATGCGGTGGACATGAGCTACGCCGGCTCGAACGGCGAAGTTGTCCCGCTCAACCACCGCCCCCGGCTGGTGGCCCTTAACAAGGTCGACCTCCCGGACGGCAAGGACATGGCCGAGTTCGTCCGGCCTGAGCTGGAGTCGCGCGGCTACCGCGTGTTTGAAGTTTCAGCCACGAGCCACGAGGGCCTGCGCCAGCTGGGCTTCGCCATGGCGGAGATTGTCAAGGCCGCGCGCGACAACGTGGCAGCCGCTCCGCCGAAGGTCCATGCACCGGTACTGCGGCCACGCGCCGTCAACGAGACCGGTTTCCGGATCCGCCGCGAGGAGAAAAACCTGGAGCCGCTGTTCCGCGTCCTGGGCGAAAAGCCCGTTCGCTGGGTCAAGCAGACGGACTTTACCAACGAGGAAGCCATTGGCTACCTTGCCGACCGCCTGGCCAAGCTCGGCGTGGAAACCGAGCTGTTCAAGCAGGGCGCCAAGCCCGGCGACACCGTGGTGATCGGCGAGGACGACGGCGTTGTCTTCGACTGGGAGCCCACCATGATGGCAGGCGCAGAACTGCTCGCCTCGCCCCGCGGCACGGACGTCCGGTTCGCAGACATCGGCGACCGCCCCACCCGCAGCCAGAAGCGCGAAGAGCAGATCGAACGGCGCGAGGCGAAGGCGGCGGCACGCGCCGAGCTGGAAGCCGAACGCAAAGCCGGCATCTGGACTGAGTCCGTCAGCGCGCGCCGGGCTGCCCAGCCCCTCAAGGAGAGCGGGCTGAACACCGAACATGAGGAGTGA
- the proB gene encoding glutamate 5-kinase produces the protein MLARARRIVVKVGSSSLTSIKGGISEEALTELSDVLAAKCNAGTEIILVSSGAISAGLAPLGLAKRPRDLATQQAAASVGQGLLMARYTHAFAAHGVTVSQVLLTADDLMRRSHHQNAFRALNRLLNLGVVPVVNENDTVATHKIRFGDNDRLSALVAHLVRADALVLLSDVDSLYDGPPAQGAKRIPQVDGPEDLDGVSIGKTGKAGVGTGGMQTKVEAALMAADSGIPALVTSTSNAAAALAGDDVGTWFTVNGARKSVRMMWLAHLAHVQGRLFLDAGAVRAVRDNHTSLLPAGITSVEGNFESGDAVEMVSPDGTVIARGLVNYSAAELPQMLGRSTVELGEALGRGFDREVVHVDDLVLV, from the coding sequence ATGCTCGCCAGGGCACGCCGCATTGTGGTCAAAGTAGGATCGTCGTCCCTTACCAGCATCAAGGGCGGAATATCGGAGGAGGCGCTCACCGAGCTTTCGGACGTGCTGGCCGCCAAGTGCAACGCGGGAACTGAGATCATCCTTGTCTCCTCAGGCGCCATCTCCGCCGGACTGGCGCCGCTGGGCCTGGCCAAGCGCCCCCGCGACCTCGCCACGCAGCAGGCAGCGGCCAGCGTGGGGCAGGGCCTGCTGATGGCCCGCTATACACACGCCTTCGCCGCTCACGGCGTCACCGTGAGCCAGGTACTCCTCACCGCCGACGACCTCATGCGCCGCAGCCACCATCAGAACGCCTTCCGTGCGCTCAACCGGTTGCTGAATCTCGGCGTAGTACCCGTCGTGAACGAGAACGACACCGTCGCCACGCACAAGATCCGTTTTGGTGATAACGACCGCCTGTCAGCCCTCGTGGCGCACCTCGTGCGCGCCGACGCCCTGGTGCTGCTGTCCGACGTCGACTCCCTGTATGACGGCCCGCCCGCCCAGGGTGCCAAGCGGATTCCCCAGGTGGATGGTCCCGAGGACCTCGACGGCGTCTCCATCGGCAAGACCGGCAAAGCCGGCGTGGGCACCGGCGGCATGCAGACCAAGGTGGAGGCGGCCCTCATGGCCGCCGATTCGGGCATCCCGGCGCTGGTCACGTCCACCTCGAACGCCGCTGCGGCGCTGGCCGGCGATGACGTTGGGACCTGGTTCACCGTCAACGGCGCACGCAAGTCCGTCCGGATGATGTGGCTGGCGCACCTGGCGCACGTGCAGGGCCGGCTGTTCCTGGACGCCGGTGCTGTCCGGGCCGTGCGGGACAACCACACCTCGCTGCTGCCGGCCGGCATCACCTCCGTCGAAGGCAACTTCGAGAGCGGCGACGCCGTTGAGATGGTTTCGCCCGACGGCACCGTCATCGCCCGCGGACTGGTGAACTACTCTGCGGCAGAACTGCCGCAGATGCTCGGACGGTCCACCGTGGAGCTGGGGGAGGCCCTGGGCCGCGGGTTCGACCGCGAAGTTGTTCACGTTGATGACCTGGTTCTGGTCTAG
- a CDS encoding glutamate-5-semialdehyde dehydrogenase has translation MTEALMNQAAETSNDATKVPTLPADSQPTPAEVESAVYAIADRSRQAARSMGRANRAWKDKALRAIGSALIANKQQILAANAKDVEAGRANGTSTALLDRLTLNETRIAALAAALENLAGLPDPVGNVVRGQTLPNGLRLRQVNVPMGVVAAIYEARPNVTVDIAGLALKSGNAVILRGGSAAAFTNEALIRVLRDALESVGLPADAVQTVDQFGREGANVLMRARGRVDVLIPRGGRELIQTVVNNSSVPVIETGEGNVHIFIDESASEDMAVEILLNAKTQRPSVCNTVETLLVHSGSTVLPAVASALSKAGVRLHADDRVRAALPASVESLPATDDDWATEYMDMDLAVAMVDSLDDAVKHIRTWSTGHTEAILTNDLRNAERFIAEIDSAAVIVNASTRFTDGGELGLGAEVGISTQKLHARGPMGLTELTTTKWIVQGEGQVRS, from the coding sequence ATGACTGAGGCACTGATGAACCAAGCAGCTGAGACTTCCAACGACGCTACGAAGGTCCCCACCCTGCCGGCAGACAGCCAGCCCACACCGGCAGAGGTCGAGTCTGCCGTCTACGCGATCGCCGACCGCTCCCGCCAGGCCGCCCGCAGCATGGGCCGCGCCAACCGGGCCTGGAAGGACAAGGCCCTGCGCGCCATCGGCAGCGCCCTGATCGCGAACAAGCAGCAGATCCTGGCCGCGAACGCCAAGGACGTGGAGGCCGGCCGTGCCAACGGCACGTCCACAGCCCTCCTGGACCGGCTGACCCTCAACGAAACCCGCATTGCCGCCCTCGCCGCAGCCCTCGAGAACCTGGCCGGGCTGCCTGACCCTGTGGGCAATGTGGTGCGCGGCCAGACCCTGCCCAACGGCCTGCGCCTGCGCCAGGTCAACGTCCCCATGGGCGTGGTGGCAGCCATCTACGAGGCGCGTCCGAACGTGACCGTGGACATCGCCGGGCTGGCCCTCAAGAGCGGCAACGCTGTGATCCTGCGCGGCGGTTCGGCGGCCGCCTTCACCAACGAGGCGCTCATCCGCGTGCTGCGCGATGCCCTGGAGTCCGTAGGCCTGCCTGCGGATGCCGTACAGACCGTGGACCAGTTCGGCCGCGAGGGCGCCAACGTGCTCATGCGTGCCCGCGGACGCGTCGACGTGCTGATTCCGCGCGGCGGCCGTGAACTGATCCAGACCGTCGTCAACAACTCCTCCGTGCCGGTCATCGAGACCGGCGAGGGGAACGTGCACATCTTCATCGACGAGTCCGCCAGCGAAGACATGGCAGTGGAGATCCTGCTCAATGCCAAGACGCAGCGCCCCAGTGTCTGCAACACGGTGGAGACGCTTCTGGTGCACTCCGGCTCCACGGTTTTGCCCGCAGTCGCGTCAGCGCTGAGCAAGGCGGGCGTCCGGCTGCACGCCGATGACCGCGTCCGCGCAGCGCTGCCCGCGTCGGTGGAGTCCCTGCCGGCCACGGACGACGACTGGGCCACGGAGTACATGGACATGGACCTGGCCGTTGCCATGGTGGACAGCCTGGACGACGCCGTGAAGCACATCCGCACCTGGTCGACGGGACACACTGAAGCCATCCTGACCAATGACCTGCGAAACGCCGAGCGCTTCATCGCGGAAATCGATTCCGCTGCCGTCATCGTGAACGCGTCCACGCGGTTTACCGACGGCGGCGAGCTGGGTCTGGGAGCCGAGGTCGGCATCTCCACGCAGAAGCTTCACGCCCGCGGCCCGATGGGCCTGACCGAGCTGACAACCACGAAGTGGATTGTCCAGGGCGAGGGCCAAGTCCGCTCCTGA
- the nadD gene encoding nicotinate-nucleotide adenylyltransferase → MSTQTRTASTRTSTTTARATKIPAALHHKDTQRRLRLGVMGGTFDPIHHGHLVAASEVAAKFGLDEVVFVPTGQPWQKSSKKVSEPEHRYLMTVIATASNPRFTVSRVDVDRPGPTYTIDTLRDLRTQRPDADLFFITGADALAQILSWKDIDELWSLAHFVGVTRPGHELDGMGRKDVSLLEVPAMAISSTDCRARVAAHNPVWYLVPDGVVQYIAKYGLYAAPAGNSSSETTETNDPASTE, encoded by the coding sequence ATGAGCACGCAGACCCGCACCGCCAGCACCCGAACAAGCACGACCACGGCCAGGGCCACTAAGATTCCCGCCGCACTGCACCATAAGGACACGCAGCGCCGGCTGCGGCTGGGCGTGATGGGCGGGACGTTCGATCCCATCCATCACGGCCACCTTGTGGCGGCGAGCGAGGTGGCCGCCAAGTTCGGTCTCGACGAGGTCGTTTTCGTGCCCACCGGCCAACCGTGGCAAAAGTCCAGCAAGAAGGTCAGCGAGCCTGAGCACCGTTATTTGATGACGGTGATTGCAACGGCATCGAACCCGCGCTTTACGGTCAGCCGTGTTGATGTGGACCGTCCCGGACCCACATACACCATCGACACCCTCCGCGACCTGCGGACCCAGCGCCCTGATGCCGACCTGTTCTTCATCACCGGTGCTGACGCCCTTGCACAGATTCTGTCGTGGAAGGACATCGACGAGCTGTGGTCGCTGGCACACTTCGTGGGAGTTACCCGGCCGGGCCATGAACTCGACGGCATGGGCCGGAAGGACGTCAGCCTGCTTGAGGTCCCCGCCATGGCAATCTCGTCCACAGACTGCCGCGCCCGCGTGGCTGCGCACAACCCTGTCTGGTACCTGGTGCCGGACGGAGTAGTGCAGTACATCGCGAAATACGGGCTCTATGCAGCACCTGCCGGGAACAGCAGCTCCGAAACTACCGAGACAAACGATCCAGCCAGCACTGAATGA
- the rsfS gene encoding ribosome silencing factor has translation MTASESSVTVARHAARAAADKIAQNIVALDVSERLALADVFLIASAPSERQVNAIVDGIEEELLKQDLRPVRREGRSAGRWVLLDYADVVIHVQHEEDRVFYALERLWKDCPVVDLQLGDDASATAAAAAEQE, from the coding sequence GTGACCGCATCCGAATCGTCCGTCACCGTAGCCCGGCATGCAGCCAGGGCGGCGGCGGACAAGATCGCCCAAAACATCGTCGCCCTCGACGTCAGCGAACGCCTGGCATTGGCGGACGTTTTCCTGATTGCCTCAGCGCCCAGCGAACGGCAAGTCAACGCCATCGTCGACGGCATTGAAGAGGAGCTCCTCAAGCAGGACCTCCGCCCGGTCCGCCGGGAGGGCCGTTCGGCTGGCCGGTGGGTCCTGCTGGACTACGCGGACGTCGTCATCCATGTGCAGCACGAGGAAGACCGCGTCTTCTATGCCCTGGAGCGCCTCTGGAAGGATTGCCCCGTCGTGGACCTGCAACTAGGGGATGACGCCTCGGCTACCGCCGCTGCCGCCGCCGAACAGGAGTAA
- a CDS encoding NAD(P)-binding domain-containing protein, translated as MERIFSGGTVRSADVVVIGAGQAGLSAAFHLVRRGFLPAPAAEQPAEELAAAAGPGLTYAVLDAEDGPGGAWRHRWKTLLMATVNGISDLPGIPQPDVDPSEPSSAFLSRYFAAYEQQAGLAVERPVKVLAVEREDADPAGRLKITTSDGGWTARAVINATGTWTRPFWPIYPGQFTFTGRQLHVADYVSAEEFRGLHVIVVGGGISAVGLLDEISKITSTSWFTRREPEWREGFDRQAGHDAVALVEERVRQGLPPQSVVAATGLIWTPALRAAAARGVLERRPMFTSIEPGGVRLADGGFLAADVILWATGFRAELEHLAPLHLRGPGGGIAMEGTRVAAEPRVHLVGYGPSSSTIGANRSGRAAVTEILTLLAAPAAVPDPR; from the coding sequence GTGGAGCGGATATTCAGCGGCGGAACGGTGCGCAGCGCCGACGTCGTCGTCATCGGCGCCGGGCAGGCCGGCCTGTCCGCCGCCTTCCACTTGGTCCGGCGCGGTTTTCTGCCCGCCCCGGCGGCGGAACAGCCGGCGGAAGAACTGGCGGCGGCAGCAGGCCCGGGACTGACCTACGCCGTGCTGGACGCCGAGGACGGGCCGGGCGGAGCCTGGCGGCACCGGTGGAAGACCCTGCTCATGGCAACGGTCAACGGCATCAGCGACCTTCCCGGAATACCGCAGCCGGACGTCGACCCCTCGGAACCGAGTTCCGCTTTCCTGAGCCGCTACTTCGCCGCCTACGAGCAGCAGGCCGGGCTGGCCGTCGAGCGTCCGGTGAAGGTGCTCGCCGTCGAGCGCGAGGACGCCGACCCGGCGGGGCGGCTAAAGATCACCACGTCCGACGGCGGCTGGACGGCCCGGGCAGTCATCAACGCCACCGGAACCTGGACGAGGCCGTTCTGGCCGATCTATCCGGGCCAGTTCACGTTCACGGGCCGTCAGCTGCACGTGGCTGATTACGTGTCGGCCGAGGAGTTCCGGGGACTGCACGTCATTGTGGTGGGCGGCGGGATTTCCGCAGTCGGGCTGCTGGACGAAATCTCGAAGATCACCTCCACGAGCTGGTTCACGCGCCGCGAGCCGGAGTGGCGGGAGGGGTTCGACCGGCAGGCCGGGCACGACGCCGTCGCCCTGGTGGAGGAACGGGTACGCCAGGGCCTGCCGCCGCAAAGCGTCGTCGCCGCCACCGGGCTCATCTGGACCCCGGCCCTCCGGGCCGCAGCCGCCCGCGGGGTGCTGGAGCGCCGGCCGATGTTCACCTCGATAGAACCCGGCGGTGTGCGGCTGGCGGACGGCGGATTCCTCGCGGCGGATGTGATCCTGTGGGCCACCGGATTCCGTGCCGAGTTGGAGCACCTCGCGCCGCTGCATCTGCGGGGTCCGGGCGGCGGCATTGCGATGGAAGGAACACGGGTGGCGGCGGAACCCCGGGTGCATCTGGTGGGCTACGGGCCGTCGTCGTCCACCATTGGGGCAAACCGCTCCGGCCGGGCTGCGGTGACCGAAATCCTGACTCTCCTGGCGGCACCGGCAGCCGTGCCTGATCCACGGTAG